The Agreia sp. COWG nucleotide sequence CGAACCAGCAGGGTCCCCGCGTCACGGGCTCGCGCTTCAACCCCACGGTCGCCTCCACGGTGAGCGGCACGGTGCGCCTTACCTGGCCTGCCAACTGGGACAGGGACAACTCCACTCTCAAGTACGACGTGATTCGCGACGGAAACACGACGAAGCCGATCTACACGACGACCGCCGACTCCACCTTCTGGAACCAGCCGCAGATGGGCTTCGTCGACACCGGCCTCGTTCCCGGGCAGTCGTACAGATATCGGGTGTTCGCGACCGACCCGTCGGGCAACATCGCGCGATCCGACACGGTCACCATCGTCGCCACAGCTTCAGGTCAGTCTGCGAGCCCCTACTCGACGGCCGTGATGGCGGATGCGCCGAACCGCTACTACCGTCTCGGCGACGCGGCGGGAACGACGGTCGAGGACTGGGCCGGCTTCAACGACGGCACCGTGACGGGCACGCCCGACTTCGGCAAGGCAGGGCAGAACCCCGCCGATAGCAACACCGCCGTGGGCTTCAAGGACGGCTCCTACGTGACCACGCCGACGGCGGAGAAGGGCCCGAACACCTTCACGGTGGAGTCCTGGGTCAAGACGACCTCGACCGATGGCGGAAAGATCATCGGCTTCGGCAGCTCGGCCACCGGATCATCTGCCTCGTACGACCGCATGGTCTACATGAGCAACGACGGCACGATCAACTTCGGTGTCTACACCGGCCAGTCGCAGCTCGTCAGCTCGTCGAAGACCTACAACGACGGCGAATGGCACCACGTGGCCGCCACCCTCAGCCCCGCGGGAATGACGCTCACGATCGACGGCCGCCAGGTCGGCAGCCGCAGCGACGTGACCCAGGGCCAGGACTACACCGGCTACTGGAGAATCGCCGGCGACAACCTCGGCGGATGGCCGAACAAGCCGAACAGCGACTACCTGACGGGTGACATCGACGAGGTTGCGATCTACAGCGCCGCGCTCACCCAGGACCAGCTGATCGCCCACTATGTGGCGGCCGGTCGCACCTCGCCCATCCCGCCGGCCCCGGCCGACGCCTACGGCGCATCCGTCTACAACCTCAACCCCACGCTCTATTGGCGCCTGGGTGAGAGCTCCGGAACGACCGCCGCCGACTCGGGCAAGCGCGACAACTCCGGCCTGTACTTCGGAGCTTTTGCGCAGCAGACCGCGGGCGCCTTGAAGAACGTGGGCGATACCGCCGCAACCTTCTCGCCCACCTCGAACGGCTTCGGCGGGTGGAATCAGGCCGGGGTGTCGAGCGCCAGCAGCTCGCCGAGCACCACGAGCTACACCGAGGAACTGTGGTTCAAGACGACGACCACCTCCGGTGGAAAGCTCATCGGATTCGGATCGAGCCAGACCGGTACCTCTGGCAACTACGATCGCCACGTCTACATGGAGAACGACGGCCGGCTGACCTTCGGAGTCTGGACGGGCAACGCCAATACGGCCACCACCTCGGCCAGCTACAACGACGGCCAGTGGCACCACCTGGTGGCCTCGGAGTCCTCGCCCGACGGCATGAAGCTCTACGTCGACGGCAAGCTGAAGGCGACGAACCCGCAGACCGGCGGCGACCCGTACACGGGCTACTGGCGTGTGGCTGGTGACAACGCCTGGAGCGGCGACCCCTTCTTCAAGGGCAGCATCGACGAGGTCGCGGTCTACCCGAACGCGCTCACCTCCGACCAGGTGGCCGACCACTACAGAATCGGAGCGGGCATCGTTCCGAACGTTCGCCCCGTCGCCGCGTTCACGTCGACCGTGACCGATCTGAGCGTCGCGTTCGACGCATCCGGCTCCGCCGACCAGGACGGAACGATCGCCACCTACGCCTGGGACTTCGGAGACGGCCAGACCGCGACCGGCGCCACGCCGACGCACGCCTACTCGACCGCGGGCGACCACGCGGTCGCACTGACGGTCACCGACAACTCGGGGGAGTCGACGACCCTCTCGCACACGGTCACGACGAATCTCGCGAACGTGGCGCCCACGGCCTCGTTCACCTCGACCGTCACCGATCTCAGTGTGGCGTTCTACGCCTCCGGCTCCACCGATTCCGACGGCTCCATCGCGTCGTACTCGTGGAACTTCGGCGACGGCAGCACCGGCACGGGGGTGAACCCGAGTCATGCATACGCGATCGCGGGCAGCTACCCGGTGACCCTGAACGTCACCGACAACAAGGGCCTGATCTCCGACGTCACGAAGACGGTTGTGGCCACGGCCAAGGTGCTCGTTCCGCCGACGTCCGCGTTCACGAAGACGGCCACCGGTCTCAGCCTCGGCCTCGACGGCAGCGCCTCGACGGATGCCGACGGCACGATCGCGTCGTACGCCTGGACCTTCGGTGACGGTCAGGCCGGCTCCGGCGCGACGACGACGCACGCCTACGCCTCGGCCGGCACCTTCCAGGTGAGCCTCACGGTGACCGACAACGACGGTGCCTCTGCCACGTCGACCCAGTCCGTGACGCTCACCGCACCGCCGGCCAACGTCGTTCCCACGGCCTCGTTCACGAGCTCGGCGGCCGACCTGGCCACATCGTTCGACGCCACGGCGTCGACGGATGCCGACGGCACGATCGCCTCGTACGCCTGGGCATTCGGAGACGGCAGCACGGGCACCGGTGCCACCGCGTCGCACAGCTACGCAGCGGCCGGCAGCTACACGGTGATCCTCACGGTGACCGACAACGTCGGAGCGACCGGAACGAGCACGAAGACCCTGACGGTGACCGCGCCCGCCCAGCCCGGCGGCCCGCTCGCGACGGATACCTTCACCCGCACGTCGACGAGCGGTCTCGGCTCGGCCGAGGTCGGCGGCAGCTGGAATGTGACCGGCGGAGTGGCGAACGCCACGGTCTCGGGTAACAAGGCTCGCCTGAAGGCGACGAAGGCGACCGCCGGAGTGAACGCGTCACTGTCGGCAGTCTCGACGACGTCGAGCAACTCGTTCGCGACGTTCGCGCTCGACAAGCTCGCCGATGGAGGAGGAACGTTCTTCTCTCTGGCCGGCCGGCAGATCTCTTCCGGCAACGACTACCGGGCCAAGATCAAGGTGGCGGCCAACGGCGCGCTCACGCTGACCCTCGGAAAGACCGTGGCCACTGCCGAAACAGCCCTGAAGGCAGTGAATCTGACGGGAAGCTACGTTGCCGGCACGGAGTACCGCGTGCGCACCGAGGTCACCGGAACGAACCCGACCACGGTGAGGGCGAAGGTGTGGGCTGTCACGCAGACCGAGCCCGCCGCCTGGCAGGCCACGGCTGACGACACCACCGCAGCGCTGCAGAGCGCGGGCACCGTCGGCGTGATGACCTACCTCAGCGGTTCGTCGTCGAACTTCCCGCTCGTCACCTCGATCGACGATCTGTCGGTCGCTACCGTGGGAGCCGTCGTCACCCCGCCGGTCGTCACACCGCCCGTGAACGCGGCGCCGGTTGCAGCGTTCACCAGCTCGAATGTCGACCTGACCGCGTCCGTCGACGCGTCCACGTCGACAGACTCCGACGGCACGATCGCGTCGTACGCCTGGAACTTCGGTGACGGCGCGACGGCCACGGGGGTGACGGCATCACACGCCTTCGCCTCGGCCGGCAGCTACCAGGTCACGCTCACGGTGACGGACAACTCCGGGGCGACGGCTACCGTGACGAAGTCGGTCTCGGTGACGGCGCCGGTCGTGACCCCGCCCGTGGTGACTCCGCCGGCCGGAGCCGTGGCGACGGACGCCTTCGAGCGCACGGCGGTGGCAGGCCTCGGATCTGCCGACGTGGGAGGAGCTTGGACCGTGAACGGCGGGGCGGCGAACGCGTCGGTCGCCGGGGGCAAGGGCGTGTTGACATCCACCAAGGGTGGGGCCGGCCTCACGGCCTTCCTGCCTGCAGTGTCGTCTTCGCAGACGAATGCCGTGGTGAACTTCTCTGTCGACAAGCTCGACAACGGAGCCGGCCAGTACGTATCGCTCGCCGCACGCCAGGTGTCTGCCGCAAACGACTACCGCGCCAAGGTGAAGATCGCATCGAATGGCGCGCTGACGCTGACGCTGCAGAAGACCGTCGCCGGTGCAGAGACAGCACTCAAGTCGGTGGCCATCGCCGGTGCCTACGTGCCAGGCGTCGAGTACTCGATTCGCGTGCAGGCCACGGGGGCTGGCACGACCTCACTGGCCGCGAAGATCTGGCCAGCCGGGCAGGCAGAACCCGCGGCCTGGCAACTCACGGCGGACGATACCACCACCCAGCTGCAGGCACCGGGCGCGGTCGCGCTGGTCACCTACCTCAGCGGTTCGTCGACGAACTTCCCCATCGCGGTGTCGTTCGACAACCTCGGTGTCACGGCTGTCCAGTGATGACATCATCATCGGTCCGTGACCTCGCCCGCCGTGGCCGAAGGAGACTGCGGCGCGCTCGCGCGAGGTGGGAGACCCGCTCGCTGTCGCAGCGAGAGAGAGCGACGTCGAAACCGCTCATCGGCGACGCCCCTGTCGTGGTGTCGCTCACGAGTTATGGAACGCGCATAGACAGCGTGCACGTGACGATCGAGTCGATCGCGCGTGGCGCCGTGCGGCCGGCCAGGATCGTGCTGTGGCTCGACTCGGCCGACGCGATGGCGAATCTGCCCGAGGCCCTCGAGCGACAGAAGGCCCGCGGCCTCGAGGTGCGCCTCGCCGAGAATTACGGCCCGCACACCAAGTACTTTCCGTTCGTGCAGGCCGACGATCTCTCCGGTCCCCTCGTCACGGCCGATGACGATATTCTCTATCCCCGGCACTGGTTGGCCGGGCTGATGGATGCCCATACCCGGCATCCCGACGCGATCACCGGCTATTGGGTGCGCACCATGCGGCTCGGCGATTCCGGCATTCCCACCGGCTACGCATCGTGGCCGTCGGCATCCGACACCCTGCCGCACCCGCGCAACGTGCCGCTCGGTGTTTCCGGCGTCATCTACCCTCCCCGCATGCTGGAGCGTCTGCGTGAGCTGGGGGAGGCATTCGTGCCGCTCGTGCCGTCGACCGACGACCTCTGGCTGCACGCCGTCGCCTTGCGAGCGGGCATTGAGGTGCGCCAGCTGAACAGCAGGCCGGTGCACTTCTTGACGGTTCCCGGCTCTCAGCAGCTGAGTCTGGCGGCCACGAACGTGTCTGGATCAGGCAACGATCGCGCGGTCGCGCGGCTGTACACCCGTGGCGACCTGCAGCTCATCGAGGGACTCGTCGGGTAGCTCGGCAGCCTTCAGTTGAGAGGCCGCGGTGACCATGGCGAGGACGCCCCAGACGAGGATTCCGGCAACGGAGCGTGTGGCGAGGGCGCTATAGGTATTGGGGATGATGAGGGCCATGGCGCCCGCCAGCCACGCCCCCGTGATGAAGCCTCGACGCGCGTAACGCACGAGGAGATAGGCCATGGCGCCGAAGTACAGCACGGCGAAGACGATTCCGATGTCGATGGAATACATCAGGATCGAGCTCTCCAGGCTGGTGCCGAGGCCCGCCGCCGAGCCCACGCGATAGCTGGACGAGACGCCGCGGCCGACGATGAAGTACTGGCTCCAGTTCGAGGCGAAGAAGTCGATGGCCAGTTCGCGGGCCCTGGTCGATCCGGTGTCGTTCTGGAGTCGCCCGATCAGGCCGTCTGCCAGTGGGGAGAAGGCGAGGGCGATTGCTCCGATGGCCGTCGCCGCGATACCGGCGGTGCGCCTGGGCCAGGTGGTGGCAGACGCGATCATCACGTACATGGCTCCGACGAGCACGAGCACGATGCCGAGCCTGCTCTGTGAGATGAGTGCGCCCACGAGCATCAGGCCGATGAGGGGAACTCTGATGTACCAGCGCGTGATGGCCGCGAGCAGGGGAGTCGTCACGCAGACGGCGAACGAGAGCGCCAACGGCTGGTCGAGTGTGCCCATCCATCTGTTGCCCTTCGAGGCGAACCAGTACAGGCTCTCGAACTGCTTCGCGTAGACCAGCGGCTGCTGGGTGATCCATTGGGCGAGCGCCACGACGACGACGACGGCCGTCAGGACGATGAAGAGGGTGCGAAGGCGCCGGATGCTGCGCTTGGTCGCCGCGGTCATGATGAGGATGAACGCCGCGACCGGAACGACGACCTGGTCGATGAGGATCACCGTGCCGCTGCCGACGTCGCTGTAACGCGTATTGACGTACGCCACGGCGATCACCACCAGGAGTGACAGGTAGAGCAGTACATTGCGAGCGATAACGCCGCCGAGCTTGCGGCGGCTGTAGACGAGCTGCATGGCCAGCGATACGAGCACCAGCCATGACGCCGGATGCGAGGACAGCGGACCGGTCGGCTGGCCGGTGATAACGCTCCCCGCTACCGCAGGTACGAGGAACCAGAGTGCTACCGATACCCCCACGGCGATCATCGGACGGTCGCGTGTCAGGAACGCGATGGCCGCGCACACGACGATCCAGATGAGCAGCTGGGTCATCGTCGGGCTGCCACAGGCCCGGTGGTGTGCTCCTCGGTCTCCGACTCGGCGTTCGCGGCTGCCGCGCCCGGCGATGATGCGGCAGCGGTGGTGTGCGAATCGGTGGGGTTCTGCGCGCGCCGCTTCGGTGACGGAGCGGTGTTCATGACCGCGCCGAGGATCTTCGCGGACTGCGACGAGAGAGATTCGACCGCGCGGGTGAGCTGATCTTTTGTACTGCGGTCGCGATTCACGACGAGCACGATGCCGTCTGCGGAGCGGGCGACCACGGCGGCGTCGACACTCGGCAGCAGGGCGGCCGAGTCGAGGATCACGATGTCGAACCGCGCCTGCAACTCGTCGATGACGTGTGCGAGCGCGCCGCTCGAGAGCAGCTGGGGAGCGTGCTCGACCCCGAGCGTGCCGGCGGGAATGAGATCGAGGTTCGCGGTCGGGGTCGACGTGAGGGCATCGGTGACCTCGGCGTCGCCCGACAGCACGGCCACGAGGCCGACGTTGCCGAGCACGCCGAAATCATTGGCCAGGCGCGGGTTTCGCAGATCGGTCTCGACGAGGACGACTCGACGACCGAGGCCGGCGATGGCCGAGGCCATGGCGCTGGCGACGAGGGTGCGGCCGTCGCCCGACGTCGGGCTGACCACCTCGATGACCCGATGAGCGGTTGCGCCGGATGTGCCGAGGCCCAGCCTGGTCACGAGGCTTTCGGCGGCTCGGGCGAGCGACGAACTGGCGGCAGGTGCCCCGCGGAGGTGGGGAATCGCGCCGATCGTGGCGACGCCGAGCAGCTCTTTGACATCGCTGTCGTTGCTCACGGAGCGCTTGCCGGTCTTGCGCAGGATCGCGATTCCCAGGCCGAGCGCGAGGCCCACGATTGCTCCGAGGGAGAGGTTGAGCTGGGTGCGCGGCGAGATCGGGTCGTTGTTCAGCGTCGGGCCGGACACCACGTTCATCTTCACGTTCGCAATCTCAGTGGTGCCGCGGTTGTCGAGCTTTGCGACAAGCCCGCCGAAGTCATCGGCCACGGCCTTGGCGATCTCGAACGAGCGCTGCTTGTCGGTGTCTCGCACCTCGACGCCCAGGAGAACCGTTTCGGGATCGGAGTACGCGCTGATCATCGAGGTGAGTTGCGGCACGCTCAGATCGAGCTTGGCCGTCTGGATCACTTGCTCGATCATCGCCTCACTCGTCAGGAGCTGCACGTAGGAGTTGATACGCCGCTGGGCGAACTCGTCGGCCTGCAGGGGGGACTGGTCTGCGCCGGTCTGCGTCGAGACGAAGAACTTCACGCTGCTCGAATACACGGGCTTGCTGATGGAGTTGTACGCCGAGGCGAGGCCGAGGCCCACGATCAGGGTCATCACGACGATCCACCAGCCGGTGGTGATCGCGCGTAGATAGGTGTTCAGGGCCACGAGTTCTCCAGAAAAGGGGGATGGTTGTGTGTCGGAGCCGCCGTGGCACCAGGTGAGCCGGGCATCTAGTAATGGGGTGCGCCCCGTACTAGTATGTGAGGATTCTTCGACTTTAACCCCGTGTTCACGAGTCGGCAACCCCTCGAAGGGGGCTCATCTATCTATCGGAGGTAACGCCGTGACCAAGCCACGCGTCCTCGTGGTGCATCCCAGTGCCGAGCTCTACGGCTCCGATCGGGTGTTGCTCGAGAGTGTTGCCGGCTTCGTCGACAACGGCGCCGACGTGGAGGTGCTGCTCGCCTCGCCCGGTCCGCTCGAGGCGCTGCTGCGCCAGAAGGGCGCACGCGTAGACGTCGTCGCCATGCCCGTCGTGCGAAAGGCCGTGCTGCGGCCGATTGCGCTCGCGCGCTTCGTCGGGGGTTCTGTGATCGCATTCGTGCGCGGGGTGGCCAGAGTCCGTCGATTCAGGCCGCACGTCGTGTACGTGAGCACGCTCACCATCCCCGTGTGGAACGTCATCGCGTTCGCAAGCCGACGTGAGCTTGTGGTGCACGTGCACGAGGCAGAACGCAGCGCCGGCAGAGCCCTTCGCACGGCGCTCAACGCCCCTCTGCGGTTCGCGACCCTGATCGTGTTCAACAGCATCTACTCGCA carries:
- a CDS encoding polysaccharide biosynthesis tyrosine autokinase → MALNTYLRAITTGWWIVVMTLIVGLGLASAYNSISKPVYSSSVKFFVSTQTGADQSPLQADEFAQRRINSYVQLLTSEAMIEQVIQTAKLDLSVPQLTSMISAYSDPETVLLGVEVRDTDKQRSFEIAKAVADDFGGLVAKLDNRGTTEIANVKMNVVSGPTLNNDPISPRTQLNLSLGAIVGLALGLGIAILRKTGKRSVSNDSDVKELLGVATIGAIPHLRGAPAASSSLARAAESLVTRLGLGTSGATAHRVIEVVSPTSGDGRTLVASAMASAIAGLGRRVVLVETDLRNPRLANDFGVLGNVGLVAVLSGDAEVTDALTSTPTANLDLIPAGTLGVEHAPQLLSSGALAHVIDELQARFDIVILDSAALLPSVDAAVVARSADGIVLVVNRDRSTKDQLTRAVESLSSQSAKILGAVMNTAPSPKRRAQNPTDSHTTAAASSPGAAAANAESETEEHTTGPVAARR
- a CDS encoding PKD domain-containing protein; its protein translation is MSASIAVVAGALVASPAMADTTPTDPTNPATPATVTADALPTVQIDGNVWQQTIIGDTVYAVGKFGTARPAGAARGVNAVVRNNILAYSISTGQLITSFAPSLNDEAFSVTSSPDGSRIYVGGSFTQVNGATVWRIAALDAKTGALITSFLPKPAGPVRAIVATASTVYFGGLFSTVGTAQRPGVAEATVSNGALTSFGPQVTGGRVNGLLLSPDKSKLVIGGQFTQINGSDRPGRGLGMVSTADASLLPFQINDVVRNGDVSSSITSLSSDGDDIYGTGYTFNGTGNFEGTFRSSFSSGTTTWLEDCHGDTYSVKPIGDVVYTASHAHYCGNIGAFPQTDPWGFHRALAFSKTATGTLTPDQHGYPSFTGTPSPSLLTWFPDLESGKATGQNQGPWTVDGNAKYVVYGGEFPTVNGAAQEGLVRFAVKSAAPNQQGPRVTGSRFNPTVASTVSGTVRLTWPANWDRDNSTLKYDVIRDGNTTKPIYTTTADSTFWNQPQMGFVDTGLVPGQSYRYRVFATDPSGNIARSDTVTIVATASGQSASPYSTAVMADAPNRYYRLGDAAGTTVEDWAGFNDGTVTGTPDFGKAGQNPADSNTAVGFKDGSYVTTPTAEKGPNTFTVESWVKTTSTDGGKIIGFGSSATGSSASYDRMVYMSNDGTINFGVYTGQSQLVSSSKTYNDGEWHHVAATLSPAGMTLTIDGRQVGSRSDVTQGQDYTGYWRIAGDNLGGWPNKPNSDYLTGDIDEVAIYSAALTQDQLIAHYVAAGRTSPIPPAPADAYGASVYNLNPTLYWRLGESSGTTAADSGKRDNSGLYFGAFAQQTAGALKNVGDTAATFSPTSNGFGGWNQAGVSSASSSPSTTSYTEELWFKTTTTSGGKLIGFGSSQTGTSGNYDRHVYMENDGRLTFGVWTGNANTATTSASYNDGQWHHLVASESSPDGMKLYVDGKLKATNPQTGGDPYTGYWRVAGDNAWSGDPFFKGSIDEVAVYPNALTSDQVADHYRIGAGIVPNVRPVAAFTSTVTDLSVAFDASGSADQDGTIATYAWDFGDGQTATGATPTHAYSTAGDHAVALTVTDNSGESTTLSHTVTTNLANVAPTASFTSTVTDLSVAFYASGSTDSDGSIASYSWNFGDGSTGTGVNPSHAYAIAGSYPVTLNVTDNKGLISDVTKTVVATAKVLVPPTSAFTKTATGLSLGLDGSASTDADGTIASYAWTFGDGQAGSGATTTHAYASAGTFQVSLTVTDNDGASATSTQSVTLTAPPANVVPTASFTSSAADLATSFDATASTDADGTIASYAWAFGDGSTGTGATASHSYAAAGSYTVILTVTDNVGATGTSTKTLTVTAPAQPGGPLATDTFTRTSTSGLGSAEVGGSWNVTGGVANATVSGNKARLKATKATAGVNASLSAVSTTSSNSFATFALDKLADGGGTFFSLAGRQISSGNDYRAKIKVAANGALTLTLGKTVATAETALKAVNLTGSYVAGTEYRVRTEVTGTNPTTVRAKVWAVTQTEPAAWQATADDTTAALQSAGTVGVMTYLSGSSSNFPLVTSIDDLSVATVGAVVTPPVVTPPVNAAPVAAFTSSNVDLTASVDASTSTDSDGTIASYAWNFGDGATATGVTASHAFASAGSYQVTLTVTDNSGATATVTKSVSVTAPVVTPPVVTPPAGAVATDAFERTAVAGLGSADVGGAWTVNGGAANASVAGGKGVLTSTKGGAGLTAFLPAVSSSQTNAVVNFSVDKLDNGAGQYVSLAARQVSAANDYRAKVKIASNGALTLTLQKTVAGAETALKSVAIAGAYVPGVEYSIRVQATGAGTTSLAAKIWPAGQAEPAAWQLTADDTTTQLQAPGAVALVTYLSGSSTNFPIAVSFDNLGVTAVQ